From one Pontibacillus sp. HMF3514 genomic stretch:
- a CDS encoding ParB/RepB/Spo0J family partition protein encodes MARGLGKGISAFFPDIEAKEEEAVQEVPVKECRPNPYQPRKSFHADAIEELKESIIQHGILQPIIVRTSIKGYEIVVGERRFRAAKEAGLDTIPAVIRDLTDDNMMELALLENLQREDLTPMEEAQAYSNLMKELGMTQEQLAKRLGKSRPHIANLVRLLSLPEQVGALINNGELTMGHGRALLGLKNKEQLMPLVEKIRKEGLNVRQVEQIIINMNEKAVQKRKKSKEKKDVFIQERENALQERFGTGVKIHKGKRKGKIEIEFFSEDDLNRILQVLDQ; translated from the coding sequence ATGGCCAGAGGGTTGGGTAAAGGAATAAGCGCTTTTTTTCCTGATATAGAAGCAAAAGAGGAAGAGGCTGTTCAAGAGGTCCCTGTTAAGGAATGTAGACCAAATCCTTATCAACCTCGTAAATCGTTTCATGCTGATGCTATTGAAGAGCTAAAAGAATCCATTATTCAACATGGTATTCTTCAACCAATTATTGTTCGTACTAGTATTAAAGGATACGAAATTGTAGTTGGAGAAAGACGCTTTAGAGCAGCTAAAGAAGCCGGTTTAGATACCATTCCTGCAGTAATCCGAGACTTAACTGATGACAACATGATGGAATTAGCATTGCTAGAAAACCTACAACGAGAAGATTTAACACCTATGGAAGAAGCCCAGGCGTATTCAAATTTAATGAAAGAGCTCGGAATGACTCAGGAACAATTAGCCAAACGACTTGGAAAAAGTAGACCGCATATTGCTAACCTTGTTCGTTTACTATCACTTCCTGAACAAGTTGGGGCCTTGATTAATAATGGTGAACTAACGATGGGCCATGGACGAGCTTTACTTGGTTTAAAGAATAAAGAGCAGCTCATGCCACTCGTAGAAAAGATTCGAAAAGAAGGCTTAAATGTACGCCAAGTTGAACAGATCATTATAAATATGAATGAAAAAGCAGTTCAGAAAAGAAAGAAATCAAAAGAGAAAAAAGATGTTTTCATTCAAGAGCGCGAAAATGCTTTACAAGAAAGGTTTGGCACTGGAGTGAAAATTCATAAAGGGAAACGTAAAGGGAAAATTGAAATAGAATTTTTCTCTGAAGATGATTTAAATCGTATTTTACAAGTACTCGATCAATAA
- a CDS encoding ParA family protein: protein MGKVISVANQKGGVGKTTTAVNLSACLAYLNHKVLLVDIDPQGNATSGVGLDKADMDQCVYDVLVENAEAEDVCVSTMVENLDCIPATIQLAGAEIELVPTISREVRLKKAIDSVKDGYDFVIIDCPPSLGLLTINSLTASDTVLIPVQCEYYALEGLSQLLNTVRLVQKHLNKQLMIEGVLLTMLDARTNLGLQVIEEVKKYFQDKVYQSVIPRNIRLGEAPSHGQPIILYDPKSRGAEVYLELAKEVMSNGQRVG, encoded by the coding sequence ATGGGCAAAGTGATCTCCGTTGCCAACCAAAAAGGCGGAGTAGGAAAAACAACAACAGCGGTAAATTTAAGTGCTTGCTTAGCCTATTTAAATCATAAGGTTCTACTTGTTGATATCGACCCTCAGGGAAATGCGACAAGTGGTGTAGGACTGGACAAAGCTGATATGGATCAATGTGTGTATGATGTACTAGTCGAAAACGCTGAAGCAGAAGATGTATGCGTTTCTACGATGGTTGAAAATCTGGATTGTATTCCGGCTACTATTCAATTGGCAGGAGCGGAGATTGAGTTAGTCCCAACAATCTCACGTGAGGTTCGGTTGAAAAAAGCAATTGACTCTGTAAAAGACGGATATGATTTTGTTATTATAGATTGCCCGCCATCATTAGGATTATTGACGATCAATTCTTTAACTGCATCTGATACCGTATTAATTCCTGTTCAGTGTGAATATTATGCTTTAGAAGGATTAAGTCAGTTATTAAATACTGTTCGATTAGTTCAAAAACACCTAAACAAGCAACTTATGATCGAGGGTGTACTATTGACGATGTTGGATGCACGTACGAATTTAGGCTTACAGGTGATTGAGGAAGTAAAGAAATACTTCCAAGACAAAGTCTACCAATCTGTTATCCCTCGTAACATTCGATTAGGGGAGGCACCAAGTCACGGTCAGCCAATCATTTTATATGATCCTAAGTCACGCGGAGCCGAAGTGTACTTAGAATTAGCAAAGGAAGTGATGTCTAATGGCCAGAGGGTTGGGTAA